The bacterium genome segment CGCTGGCATCAAACATCTGGCCATATACATCCCAGCCGTTGGAAGAATCGCTTATCTCCATCCAAACTGCGGCATATCCCGAATTCGCTATTGCACAGATGGCCGGCAGCATCCGGTATTTTGGGGAATCCAGTTTTAAATTGCTGCCTATCGGGACACCGGCGGTATCCAAACATTGCAGGTATAAAAAAGAACTATCCTCAATGTCTTCCTGCCACATCAAAGCCGTTCCCTGCTCTCCGGAGACTATGGCCGGCCAACCCTGCCAGGTTTTGCTGATATCATCATTGACCCGGATGTCGGCGCAGGCCATGGCAACAGATAGTGTCAGAAAAATGAATACGGCACTATTTCTTCTCATGACTGGCCCCCTTTCCACCGTAGGTCAATATTAGCATTAATGGACGATATGCTCCCATAGCCGTTATTTTATAACCAACAGCATAATTCCCTTCTCCTGCTGGATTACCGTCAGCATCCAAACCTAAGTAATAGACACACCCAAACGGTTTTCTTGAGAGACCGTTTCTTATTGCATCGTGTGTCGAATCAACCGGATTTACAAAATCTGCAGGGATCAGCGCTTCCGCCGGGAATGGTTGTTTGGTGGCACCGGCCATTACGTTATGG includes the following:
- a CDS encoding type II secretion system protein, with the protein product MKNQQGFSLLEFLASMFIVLALATIGYSQYVTSAENAKQAAIIANMHSIQLSAEDFSTQADGVYPGGINTEVAQACPASSTNHNVMAGATKQPFPAEALIPADFVNPVDSTHDAIRNGLSRKPFGCVYYLGLDADGNPAGEGNYAVGYKITAMGAYRPLMLILTYGGKGASHEKK